A single region of the Terriglobia bacterium genome encodes:
- a CDS encoding RNA polymerase sigma factor — MDSDLELVKRCLRREDAAWEALLQTHTYRVYNLCYRFTGRSEDAEDLTQEVFIKVFRTLKSYDPLQAKFATWVSRIARNHLVDHYRRTRGDRVTSVLDDQMPIADASSGGNPESSVESRERSEKLRTGLSKLSPDLREAVILRDLQDLDYAEIAQVLQIPEGTVKSRINRGRLELARALKRMDK; from the coding sequence TTGGACTCGGACTTGGAGCTGGTCAAACGCTGTCTCAGGAGAGAAGATGCGGCTTGGGAGGCATTGCTCCAGACGCATACCTACAGGGTTTACAATCTGTGTTACCGTTTCACCGGCCGTTCTGAGGACGCTGAGGACTTGACGCAGGAAGTCTTTATTAAGGTTTTTCGGACCCTCAAGAGCTATGACCCACTCCAGGCGAAATTTGCCACGTGGGTCAGTCGAATCGCCCGGAACCACCTGGTGGACCATTACCGCCGAACACGAGGGGACCGTGTGACCTCTGTGCTGGACGACCAGATGCCCATCGCGGACGCTTCCTCAGGCGGGAATCCCGAAAGCAGTGTGGAATCACGCGAACGCAGCGAAAAACTCCGGACAGGACTCAGCAAGCTGTCGCCCGATTTGCGTGAGGCGGTCATCCTGCGAGACCTGCAGGACCTGGACTATGCCGAAATCGCCCAAGTCCTCCAAATACCTGAGGGGACGGTAAAGTCCCGGATCAACCGCGGACGATTGGAACTGGCGCGGGCTTTAAAACGTATGGATAAGTGA